In Candidatus Goldiibacteriota bacterium, a single window of DNA contains:
- a CDS encoding periplasmic heavy metal sensor → MKKTFVTGLAVVLLFAFAAAASGQNKDCGRMGKGMEMGGKMGMGMGMDGAMRPKMLLSKASELNLSTAQMEALKKIADKKPVRGAKREEMAKVHETIKAELEKEKPDMAKVDSMIDEMAKKHAETMKQNARDSAEINALLTKEQKEILKKIREEKKDNFKEKRMNKKNK, encoded by the coding sequence ATGAAAAAGACTTTTGTAACAGGGTTGGCTGTAGTTCTGTTGTTTGCTTTCGCCGCGGCTGCATCAGGGCAAAATAAAGACTGCGGCAGAATGGGAAAAGGGATGGAAATGGGAGGAAAGATGGGCATGGGTATGGGTATGGATGGCGCAATGCGGCCCAAAATGCTGCTTTCAAAGGCTTCAGAACTTAACCTTTCAACCGCCCAGATGGAAGCGCTAAAAAAAATTGCCGATAAAAAACCTGTAAGGGGCGCTAAAAGAGAGGAAATGGCAAAGGTACATGAAACAATAAAGGCGGAACTTGAAAAAGAAAAGCCGGATATGGCTAAGGTAGATTCAATGATAGACGAAATGGCAAAAAAACACGCTGAAACAATGAAACAGAACGCCCGTGATTCCGCGGAAATTAACGCGCTGCTTACAAAAGAGCAGAAAGAAATATTAAAGAAAATAAGAGAAGAGAAAAAGGATAATTTTAAAGAAAAAAGAATGAATAAGAAAAACAAATAA